The genomic segment CCCCTCTGCGGAAAGCTCAGGCCCGGCGCTTCGGAGTCTGGGCTCCTAGGATGGGCGGGGATCCTTAGGCCCCAAGCGCTCCGCGGCGGAGCTGTCCCCAAATCTGAGCCCCAGCTTCTCCGGGCCCGGAAGGAAGCCGcggaggaggagaaggtggcaCGGTGCCCCGAGCGCGCCTCACCTGCGAGCGGGCGCGTCCCGGGCTTCCACCCTCCGAGACCCGGGGCCTGCCCACGGGAAGGCGTGGATTCGCCCCCATCCTTCCCGCCCAACGCCCACGCCCACGCTTCCACGGCGCCGTCGCCCCAGCCCGCCGCCCGTGCAGGATCGGGGGCTGCCCGGGCCCCTACAGCTCTCGCCAGCGCGGGTCCCCGGACCGCTGCCGGGCGCCTCCCCAGCCGCCCCGCGCCTCCCCCGCCGCCCCACTCCGGGACACGCCGCCGACAGGGCGGCGACTGGGGCGAGGGAGGGGCCGCCCTGCCCGCCTCCTGCCTCCCGGGGCCTGGAGCGCGCGTGGCCCCTGCGCCGCCGGCGCCGCGCGGGGAATTGCTGTGCAGCGCTCCGAGCCCGGATTCGGCTGGCTCGGCTCGGCGCGGGCGGGCAGGCGAAAGGATGCTGGCGGGCTTCCCCGGGCTCTGCCCGCGCTCCCGCCGGGGAGGGCCCCGCGCGCGCCCCTAGCCGCCGCGGGTGCAGGGGAGGGGTCCGGAGAGTCGCGCTCGCCGCCGCCCGCGCCTGCCGGCACCGGAGCCGCAGCCCCAGGGCGGGCGCGCTGGGCCGGCGCCTCCGGATCTCCCGGCCCccgtcgccgccgccgcctccttcCCCCTGCGGCCGGACGCCCGCGGATGCTGAGGGGCAGCGCTGCGCCTCTCAGGGCCGGATCCCGGGCCTGACGGCGGGAGATCGTGCTCCGGCCGGGGCCCCAGGCGCTAGCGGGGCGGCGCGGCTCTGCGGGGAGCAGCCCTCGGGCGCGTTGAGTCCTCCCACCCCGGCCCGCGCGGGAACCGTCCCGGAGCACGCGGTGGCCGAGTTCCCGCACAGGTAAACGCAGGGGCCGGACCGGGCTTCCGGGGAAGACGGCGGCCCGAGCTTGGGAAGGGGGCCGGATCGGAGCCGGAGTCTCCGAGGGCTTGGTGGAAAAAGGAAGTCAACAGAAGGAAGGCTCAGGAATCCCCAAGATGGTCCTGGTTTCTTTCCAGGACCTTCTTTCCGGCACGTTTTATTTTCAGCTTCTAAGGACTGGGCCTGGAGGGAATTTCGGTGAGGAAGTCAGGGACTGAGAGAGAAGAGATAACTGAGAGAAACCGGGTGCCGGGGATGGAGAGGCGGCTAGGCCCTTCCACAAGCCAGGGACAGGAAATTGAGTGTCTGGCGTGGACAGGACCCAGTGTGCGTGCGGTGGGCGGCGGTGTGAGCCGGGGGTGGCAGGGAAGGCCCGGGATTGGGAGTCTCCTGCAGCAAAGATTCTTTTATGAGGGTTAGGGCGGGTCATGGGAAACCGCAAGGTAGGAGGGAAGAGGTGCTTCTGCTCAGCAATGCCCTTTTCAGCTCTAGATGATCAGCGCTACCTGTGCCCTGGAAACCCACTCTGTGTTCCTGCTGGAGGTGGCTGCCCCTCTGTCCAGCCAAGAAGAGGCCCTCAGACCCCCTCTCCCCCAGGTCTCAGAGAGCCCTGAGAGGTGGCCCCGGGAGCTCTTCCTCTGTTCCCAGTCTACTTCTCTACGGCCAGCAGCAGACGCCAGCCAGAATGCCGAGGAACCAGGGCTTCTCGGAGCCTGAGTACTCGGCCGAGTACTCAGCCGAGTACTCTGTTAGCCTGCCCTCCGACCCTGACCGCGGGGTAGGCCGGACCCATGAGATCTCTGTCCGGAACTCGGGCTCCTGCCTGTGCCTGCCTCGCTTCATGCGGCTGACCTTCGTGCCGGAGTCCTTGGAGAACCTCTACCAGACCTACTTCAAAAGGCAGCGCCATGAGACCCTGCTGGTGCTGGTGGTCTTTGCAGCCCTCTTTGACTGCTACGTGGTGGTCATGTGTGCTGTGGTCTTCTCCAGCAACAAGCTGGCTCCCCTCGCGGTGGCTGGAATTGGACTGGTGTTGGACATCGTCCTCTTCGTGCTCTGCAAAAAGGGGCTGCTCCCGGACCGGGTCACCCGCAGGGTAGTGCCCTACCTGTTGTGGCTGCTCATAACCGCCCAGATCTTCTCCTACCTGGGCCTGAACTTCGTAGGTGCCCATGCGGCCAGTGACACGGTGGGCTGGCAGGTCTTCTTCGTCTTCTCCTTCTTCATCACGCTGCCCCTCAGCCTCAGCCCCATCGTGATCATCTCCGTGGTTTCCTGTGTGTTGCACATGTTGGTACTGGGAGTCACTGTggcccagcagcagcaggaggagctGAAGGAGATGCAGCTGCTGCGGGAGGTGAGTTCTGCCCACCGTTCCCCCCGCAGGTCCTCTCTGGCAGCTCTCACCAACGTGGGACCTGTTGGAGTTGGTGTTTGCTTTGCCTTTGAGTCCAAATATGTCCTGGGGGCTTCCCGGGCTCTCACCTCTCCCCATACTCCCTGTCTTTGCCTCCGGGTGCCACTGCCCAGAATCTGCCTGTAGTTGCCCCGAGAGAAAGGAGGATATCAGGGCATTGGGCAGGGCCACTCTTcacctgtgcccagcctgagtgTGGGCATAGGCTGTGTCCACCCAGGGCTGGTCTTGAGACAGATCGTCCTGGCCACTCCCTGGCAGTGAGCCTGGCGAGGAGGACCTCCCAGGGGAAGAGGGCTCCTCGATTCCCATCTCTCCCCTGACACTGACTAGCTATGTGGACTCAGTGCCCCTTTGCTAAATGGGGATAACGTCCACCCTGCTTGCACGACATGGTTGTCAGGATTGCAGGACATGTGGGGGATAGCACTTTAGGATACATGAAGGGCTGCCCAGAGCGAAGATGCAGTTATCATATTTCCTTCTTCTGGGGAGCTCGGGGTGCCCGGGCAGTTCTGTGATGTGGAGAGTGGCGGTCTCCCCACTGAAGCTGTGGGGTAGGGATGCAAATGGGGATAGTCATGCTGACCACTGCGATACAGGGTCTGCTGGTCCTGGAGCACGAGTTCTACTGGAAGGGGTAGAATTTCGGCCTCAGCTTAACTATTCATAATAGTATTGTGTTCCCACCAAGTGTTGGGCCCTGAGGAGCTGCAGAGACTAGGGACCTGAGGGACAGTCGGCAATGTGTGTCCCTCAGGAGCCAGCAGGCCAGTGACCAGAGCATGAGGCGGAGATGTCTGCATCTGGGTTTGGTGCCCAGCCTGCCAGCCTCGTGCTGATGATGGTCCAGAGGCTCCCCCACTTCCTGACCCTGCAGTGGTCCAGCTGGTAGAGACGGCCTACCTTCCACGCCAGCTCTGTTCTGTTGTTAGTGGGGCTGGGGTAGAGTCAGCTCTGAAGCGGTAACCTGCTGGGTGTCAGGAGAGGCAGGGCATGCCCAGGATCCTTGCTGATGGCCATGAGCCTCTAGCGGCTATGGAGGTCTGCCTGGGCCCTGGAGACCAGGTGCTGTGGGCAGGCCCAGGAAAGATGGACAGAACCTTTTGCTCCTCTGCTAATTTTTCCGCTTATGCCTTAGCCTGCGGATTTGTTTTAGAAAGTTAGAGGATGTTAACATAGGCAGGGGCCTGGCAGGACATCTAGTCCAGACTCCCCAtttgacagaggaggaaacagagatGGGTGGTAACTGGTTCACTGTCACCCAGAACTTTGGTGGCAGAAACAGGACAGGACCCCAGGCGTCGGCTCCCACCCCAGGGCTCATTTGTGTGTGTTCCATGGAGCACCAAGAGCTCCCTGAGAGCAGGAACTTTGCTTCCCATCCCACCTCCCAGGGACAGTGGCTGTGTGCTGCCTTCCCCACTCCAAATTTCTGTAGAGGCACAGGTTGGAGGGGCTGTGAGTTTCTGGTCATCAGCCAGGCGGAAACACCAGTCATGTCAGGCCATGCGTTAGCCAGTCctaggttcttttttttgagacagtttcactcttgttacccaggctgcaatggcatgatctcggctcaccgcaacctccacctcctgggttcaggcaattttcctgcctcagcctcctgagtagctgggattacaggcatgagccaccgcgcccagccccctaGGTTCCTTTTAAGCTTAAGATCTGAGATCTGGGATGACTGGTCTCTCTAGCTCCATCTCCCCAGGTGGACAGGGAGCTTATTTTGAGACTCCTGGAGCTTCCAGGGAAAAGGATTGTGAGGGTGTGGCTGCAGGGCTGGGCCCAGGCCTGGGCTCCCCACGATGTGGCTACTTGGAGATCACTTCTAAGCTCATGATTGCTCTCCTTTGGGTACTGTTAAGATACAAAACTCTAAAacttagaaaacagaaacaaaaaagatagaaatcaagaataaaaatattagcatcCCAGGGGAACTGACCTTGGCATGGAAGCAGTGCCTGGGAGGCAGCTTTTGGAACAGAGCAGGAGGGGGCAGAGGGCTCTCAAGGTCCAATGCGGAGCCTGAGATCGAAGGCAGGAGGCCCCAGCTTACAGTGGGCTGTGTTCCAGAAGCTTCTGAGTCACTAGTTTGGGActaatgtgacttttaaaaaggTGCCTGGGTTCCCAAGCCCACCCACCAGAGTCTGCCTCAACTCACAGCATCCCTACATTTGGCTTCTGAAGACTGTGGGAAcaggctcaggcctgtcatcccagcactttgagataggcagatcacctggggttaggaccagcctggccaacatggtgaaacctctgcctctactaaaactacaaaaattagccagacatggtggtgtgcatctgtaatcccagctactaaggaggctgaagcaggagaatcacttgaacccaggaggcagaggttgcagtgagccaagattacaccactgtactcctacg from the Callithrix jacchus isolate 240 chromosome 14, calJac240_pri, whole genome shotgun sequence genome contains:
- the LOC128929538 gene encoding uncharacterized protein LOC128929538, with protein sequence MPYPHRLGYRLAGPTIRSPTDVIGPSMASRLEGRRQCPPRKPKKYSRSACRVGAERELLPLSGGWAHGVTGTVASVQPRSHAQPQHSPDLDVFTVPPRPAALCLCQGLETVPERSQQSPAGTASSKERGGRGDRIQTAEPLSQQERMRGLGLHRMLECHDGRGSLGPKRSAAELSPNLSPSFSGPGRKPRRRRRWHGAPSAPHLRAGASRASTLRDPGPAHGKAWIRPHPSRPTPTPTLPRRRRPSPPPVQDRGLPGPLQLSPARVPGPLPGASPAAPRLPRRPTPGHAADRAATGAREGPPCPPPASRGLERAWPLRRRRRAGNCCAALRARIRLARLGAGGQAKGCWRASPGSARAPAGEGPARAPSRRGCRGGVRRVALAAARACRHRSRSPRAGALGRRLRISRPPSPPPPPSPCGRTPADAEGQRCASQGRIPGLTAGDRAPAGAPGASGAARLCGEQPSGALSPPTPARAGTVPEHAVAEFPHSSR